A genomic region of Cyanobacteria bacterium FACHB-DQ100 contains the following coding sequences:
- a CDS encoding S1 RNA-binding domain-containing protein encodes MPDRSTNASFSMEDFAKALEQHDYEFQKGKRVTGKAFSYESDGALVDIGGKSPAFLPIEEASVRRVTDVSVVLPLDEEREFVIVREQDADGRVTISLRQLELQKVWEQLADLQATNQSLQVRVTGSNKGGVTVDVQGLRGFIPRSHLVERENLDALKGQTLSATFLELDRDRNKIVLSNRLAARAANFSQLEVGQLVEATITSLKPFGAFAEFDGTTGLLHINQISKNYIESLPSLLQVGQVIKAMIVDLDEGRGRISLSTRVFENYPGEAIEDFAKLMDEAESRQERARKNLLG; translated from the coding sequence ATGCCAGATCGATCGACTAATGCTTCCTTTTCGATGGAAGATTTCGCTAAAGCTCTAGAGCAGCACGATTACGAGTTTCAAAAGGGGAAACGAGTGACGGGTAAAGCGTTTAGCTATGAAAGCGATGGTGCTTTAGTCGATATCGGAGGAAAATCTCCGGCGTTTTTGCCGATCGAAGAAGCGAGTGTGCGACGGGTGACGGATGTGTCAGTAGTGCTGCCGTTGGATGAGGAGCGAGAATTCGTCATTGTGCGCGAACAGGATGCCGATGGGCGCGTGACCATTTCTCTGCGTCAGCTTGAACTTCAGAAAGTTTGGGAACAGCTTGCGGATTTGCAGGCAACCAATCAGAGTTTACAGGTTCGGGTGACTGGCTCAAATAAAGGTGGTGTTACCGTTGATGTGCAAGGATTACGAGGCTTTATTCCACGATCGCACTTAGTCGAGCGCGAAAATCTCGATGCGCTGAAAGGGCAGACACTATCTGCGACGTTTTTGGAACTGGATCGCGATCGCAACAAAATCGTTTTGTCAAATCGTCTGGCAGCACGAGCGGCAAACTTCAGCCAGTTAGAAGTGGGTCAACTGGTCGAAGCAACGATTACCAGTCTCAAGCCGTTTGGTGCGTTTGCCGAATTTGATGGCACAACGGGTCTACTTCACATCAATCAAATTAGTAAGAACTACATCGAATCCCTTCCCTCGCTGCTGCAAGTCGGACAGGTGATTAAAGCGATGATTGTCGATTTGGATGAAGGGCGAGGACGAATTTCGCTTTCGACTCGTGTGTTCGAGAATTATCCGGGAGAAGCGATCGAGGACTTTGCCAAACTGATGGACGAAGCCGAATCGCGGCAGGAACGCGCTCGGAAAAATCTGCTGGGTTAA
- a CDS encoding dienelactone hydrolase family protein, which produces MNSSWIKLSTGSLDIDAYISEPDVSASSAIIVIQEIFGVNSHIQAVTKRLAQAGYLAIAPAIFQRTAPGFEVEYSEEGTKLGRFHKDQTTADQLLSDLSATIAFLQTKGFNEVGTIGFCFGGHVAYLAATLPEVKVTASFYGAGIATMTPGGGEPTIARTPEIKGTLYAFFGTQDPLIPIDQIDQIEAALKEHHVDHRVFRYPAGHGFFCDQRSDYNSTAAADAWEQVKTLFSRLRH; this is translated from the coding sequence GTGAATTCCTCCTGGATCAAACTTTCAACTGGTTCGCTTGATATTGATGCCTACATCAGCGAACCGGATGTTTCCGCATCGTCTGCCATTATTGTGATTCAAGAAATCTTCGGGGTGAATTCGCATATTCAAGCAGTGACAAAGCGATTGGCGCAAGCGGGCTACTTGGCGATCGCGCCCGCGATTTTTCAGCGAACTGCACCCGGATTTGAGGTGGAATATAGCGAGGAAGGCACCAAGCTTGGGCGATTTCACAAGGATCAAACGACAGCGGATCAATTGCTGAGCGATTTGAGCGCGACGATCGCGTTTCTGCAAACCAAAGGCTTTAACGAAGTGGGCACGATCGGGTTTTGCTTCGGTGGGCACGTTGCCTATCTGGCAGCAACGTTGCCCGAAGTCAAGGTGACCGCTTCCTTCTATGGTGCGGGAATTGCGACAATGACACCGGGCGGGGGAGAACCAACGATCGCTCGAACGCCAGAAATTAAAGGAACGCTGTATGCTTTTTTCGGTACACAAGATCCACTGATCCCGATCGACCAAATCGACCAAATTGAAGCCGCGCTGAAAGAGCATCACGTTGATCATCGCGTCTTTCGCTATCCCGCAGGACATGGATTCTTTTGCGATCAGCGATCGGACTACAATTCAACTGCGGCGGCGGATGCTTGGGAACAAGTTAAGACGTTATTTTCGAGACTAAGGCACTAG
- a CDS encoding GntR family transcriptional regulator, producing the protein MVQFHIQPDSDIPASTQLYNQILFAIASRQFPPGHRLPSTRQLAMQTGLHRNTISKVYRQLEDAGVVDAQAGSGIYVRDQGHDTGAHIKSPLLEQYPQAHKIIQSSLDELVKQGCSLGQARELFLAEIDWRLRCSASVLVTAPQHDLANGEVLMRELERALAIPMQLVPMEELGQVLDQTRSSTVVTSRYFIAQAEAIASPKAARVIPIDIYDFEQELKLVKVMPKGTCLGIVSLSGGTVGVAEVIIHSLRGDDLLVMTAQIDDRYKLNAMVRTAQTIFCFDQVSCASVKATISASRDDIIRPPQVICCENFIVGKSINLLRRELGLE; encoded by the coding sequence ATGGTGCAATTTCATATTCAGCCAGATAGCGATATCCCGGCATCAACTCAACTGTATAACCAGATTTTATTTGCGATCGCATCGCGGCAATTTCCACCCGGACATCGTTTACCCAGCACTCGACAACTGGCAATGCAAACCGGACTACACCGCAACACAATTAGCAAAGTGTATCGCCAACTAGAAGATGCAGGCGTGGTCGATGCTCAAGCGGGGTCTGGAATTTATGTGCGCGATCAAGGGCACGATACAGGGGCACACATCAAGTCTCCCCTGCTTGAACAATATCCCCAAGCCCACAAAATCATTCAATCTAGCTTGGATGAACTGGTCAAACAAGGCTGTTCACTCGGACAGGCGCGAGAATTATTTCTTGCAGAGATTGATTGGCGATTGCGGTGTAGCGCTTCAGTTCTCGTGACAGCTCCCCAACATGATTTGGCAAACGGGGAAGTTTTGATGCGGGAACTAGAGCGCGCTCTGGCAATTCCGATGCAGCTTGTGCCAATGGAAGAACTTGGACAAGTGCTAGATCAAACGCGATCGAGTACCGTCGTGACCAGTCGTTACTTTATCGCCCAAGCTGAAGCGATCGCGTCTCCGAAAGCAGCGCGAGTTATTCCGATCGATATCTACGATTTTGAGCAGGAATTGAAGCTGGTCAAAGTCATGCCAAAAGGCACTTGTTTAGGCATTGTCAGCCTGAGCGGTGGAACTGTCGGCGTAGCGGAGGTGATTATCCACAGCTTGCGCGGCGATGACCTGTTAGTCATGACCGCACAGATAGACGATCGCTATAAACTCAATGCAATGGTGAGAACGGCACAAACGATTTTCTGCTTTGATCAGGTAAGTTGTGCAAGCGTAAAAGCAACGATCTCAGCTTCTCGCGATGACATCATTCGCCCGCCTCAAGTCATCTGCTGCGAAAACTTTATTGTGGGCAAATCGATTAATCTACTGAGACGAGAGCTAGGTTTGGAATAA
- a CDS encoding response regulator has protein sequence MKRILVVEDESVVAWHVQEVLQTFGYQVIAIATSARQAIQIATTQRPDLVLMDICLQGKSDGVSAAEYLYLKLNLPVVYLTAHADEYTLRRATETSPFGYLIKPFHEADLHTTIQVALRRHQMEAALKDVQQWYATTLVSIGDATLATDVDGFITFMNPAAEFFTGWTQEQALGEFAGRVLDLIDEETGAPINNPILAALCQGDTITLPARAVLRSRDGTKRPVGDSASPIRNRDGEIIGGVMVFQDMSDRCQRESSLDAQKQILETTQSLLSAQLKERTEQLQFAIAVDRLRQRIFDQCDTDRTEFLQWMLQEIGQTLNLHYSWIAFHDPAAAISTIAAEFNAEDAEPRSLLRRTVETAKFSSFYSRLFQRQCWLCPPLETLPPIYRALAQVIVCPIQGKHGTIGEFGIILSEYPRWSEFQAEAIGQLVSQAIRAYQSAQQNQIAQAQIVELRQLKALQDEFIEALSHELRTPLTNMRMVIELMQHGVASLIDPDVPNPHVQRLDQYLNILRQGWQEKFRLVSDLLVFQNSSSSSDAIPLTEVQIHDWLALLIERFSRDTTIVIQLKQTLDPVPKLLVHLPTLEKALSQMLLYLNQLTPDLPIQLHTQIDLEQQTFCLSANCALKSGNEIGLQQEQNISSLRLALLRRFAFDLGADLIVNQQSEMTVLKLALPIRIA, from the coding sequence GTGAAAAGAATCCTTGTGGTCGAAGACGAAAGCGTTGTCGCTTGGCACGTGCAGGAAGTATTGCAAACATTTGGATACCAGGTGATTGCGATCGCAACCAGTGCCCGTCAGGCAATCCAGATTGCCACCACCCAGCGCCCGGATTTGGTCTTGATGGATATTTGCTTGCAGGGAAAAAGCGACGGCGTTTCTGCGGCAGAATATCTCTATCTCAAGCTGAATCTTCCCGTTGTTTATCTCACGGCTCACGCAGACGAATACACGCTCAGACGTGCCACCGAAACCTCTCCGTTCGGCTACTTGATTAAACCGTTTCACGAAGCAGATTTGCACACCACGATTCAGGTTGCCCTGCGTCGTCACCAGATGGAAGCGGCTCTTAAGGATGTCCAGCAATGGTATGCTACCACCTTAGTTAGCATTGGGGATGCCACGCTCGCCACCGATGTCGATGGATTCATCACGTTCATGAATCCTGCTGCCGAGTTCTTCACAGGCTGGACGCAGGAGCAAGCCTTGGGAGAATTTGCAGGACGAGTACTGGATCTAATCGATGAAGAGACCGGAGCGCCCATCAACAACCCGATTCTGGCAGCTTTATGCCAGGGTGATACAATTACATTGCCCGCTCGTGCAGTTTTACGATCGCGCGACGGAACAAAGCGCCCTGTCGGTGACAGTGCCTCTCCAATTCGCAACCGAGATGGGGAGATTATTGGTGGCGTTATGGTGTTTCAGGATATGAGCGATCGCTGCCAGCGCGAGTCGAGTCTAGATGCCCAAAAGCAAATTCTGGAGACCACGCAATCGCTGTTGAGCGCTCAGCTAAAAGAGCGTACTGAACAGCTTCAATTTGCAATCGCGGTTGATCGACTCCGCCAGCGTATTTTCGATCAGTGCGATACCGATCGAACGGAATTTCTCCAGTGGATGCTGCAAGAAATTGGGCAAACGCTAAACCTTCACTACAGTTGGATTGCCTTTCACGACCCAGCCGCGGCGATTTCGACGATCGCAGCGGAGTTTAATGCTGAAGATGCGGAACCGAGATCGCTGCTGCGGCGCACGGTAGAAACTGCGAAATTCTCGTCGTTTTATTCGCGGCTGTTTCAGCGCCAGTGCTGGCTCTGTCCACCCCTAGAGACCCTACCGCCGATTTATCGCGCCCTGGCTCAAGTGATTGTCTGCCCCATTCAGGGAAAGCACGGCACGATCGGCGAATTCGGCATTATTCTGTCAGAGTACCCGCGCTGGAGCGAGTTTCAAGCCGAGGCGATCGGACAACTGGTCAGCCAAGCGATCCGAGCCTATCAATCTGCCCAGCAAAACCAGATTGCACAAGCGCAGATTGTGGAACTGAGGCAGCTCAAGGCGCTCCAGGATGAATTTATTGAGGCGCTGTCTCACGAACTGCGGACACCGCTAACAAATATGCGAATGGTGATCGAGCTAATGCAGCACGGGGTTGCTTCTCTGATCGATCCAGACGTTCCCAACCCTCATGTTCAACGGTTAGATCAATACTTGAACATTCTGCGGCAGGGGTGGCAAGAAAAATTCCGCTTAGTGAGCGATTTACTCGTGTTTCAAAATTCTTCAAGTTCTTCAGATGCGATACCCCTGACCGAAGTGCAAATTCATGATTGGCTAGCGCTCTTAATCGAGCGATTTTCGCGAGACACCACGATCGTAATTCAGCTTAAACAAACTCTAGACCCAGTTCCCAAACTGCTCGTTCACTTGCCCACCCTGGAAAAAGCGCTGAGTCAAATGCTCTTGTATCTCAATCAGTTGACTCCTGATTTACCGATTCAACTCCACACACAAATCGATCTTGAGCAGCAAACGTTTTGCCTCTCCGCCAATTGTGCTTTGAAGAGCGGCAACGAAATCGGGCTTCAGCAAGAACAAAATATTTCTAGCCTGAGATTGGCATTGCTGCGGCGATTTGCATTTGATTTAGGTGCAGATTTAATCGTGAACCAGCAATCGGAAATGACGGTTCTGAAGCTGGCTCTACCCATCAGAATTGCCTAA
- a CDS encoding PAS domain S-box protein, translating to MDETLDPNPPELELRIRAFKAQAQAFQRSITALPQPVQPAIDHSLSTVLVQLETLLNPHSASLLIATHQTEEQWLALSACLPFGIFSCNVQGQCTYINSRCEEIVGHTLEESIGDRWLKYVHPEDRDRILPRWIEDAKAERPHTEQFRVITSAQEIRWLHVRTAPMFSEQNELIGHTGTIEDITIQKLAEAKVQASLQEKEALLKEIHHRVKNNLQIISSLIYLQAQRIQDPEVKQIFKDSQSRISSMALVHDTLYRSEDFANVNLSEYVQSLTLSLFNTYRIQPERVNLLVQVQPNIVVSLEKAIPCGLILNELMTNALKHGFMDEEIGEVTVILNHDSSKVCLIVENDGKILPESFELQEIRSMGLRLVNALANQLNAQITVEKAQKTRFNVTFNCA from the coding sequence ATGGACGAGACTTTAGACCCGAATCCTCCTGAGCTAGAATTACGCATTCGTGCCTTTAAAGCACAAGCTCAGGCGTTTCAGCGATCGATCACTGCTCTGCCGCAACCCGTTCAACCCGCGATCGATCACTCTCTCTCGACTGTCCTTGTTCAACTCGAAACTCTGCTCAATCCACACTCTGCGTCGCTGCTGATCGCAACCCACCAAACCGAAGAACAATGGTTAGCACTTAGTGCCTGTCTACCCTTTGGCATTTTTAGCTGTAATGTGCAGGGACAGTGTACCTACATCAATTCCCGTTGCGAAGAAATTGTCGGACATACGCTCGAAGAAAGTATTGGAGATCGCTGGCTAAAGTATGTGCATCCCGAAGATCGCGATCGGATCTTGCCTCGCTGGATCGAAGATGCCAAGGCAGAGCGACCTCACACTGAGCAATTCCGGGTTATTACCTCGGCTCAAGAAATCCGATGGTTGCATGTCAGAACTGCTCCGATGTTTTCAGAACAGAACGAGTTAATTGGGCATACCGGAACGATCGAAGACATTACTATTCAGAAGCTAGCAGAAGCCAAAGTCCAAGCGTCTCTACAAGAAAAAGAAGCATTACTCAAAGAAATTCATCATCGCGTCAAAAACAATTTGCAAATTATTTCGAGCTTAATTTATTTACAAGCACAGCGCATTCAAGATCCTGAAGTAAAACAAATTTTCAAGGATAGTCAAAGCCGGATTAGTTCGATGGCATTAGTTCACGATACTTTATACCGCTCTGAAGATTTTGCCAATGTCAACCTCTCAGAATACGTACAATCTTTGACGCTGAGTTTATTCAACACGTATCGAATTCAGCCAGAGCGCGTAAATTTATTGGTTCAAGTTCAGCCAAATATCGTAGTCAGCCTAGAGAAAGCAATTCCATGTGGTCTAATCCTGAATGAACTGATGACCAACGCTTTGAAGCATGGATTTATGGATGAAGAAATCGGAGAAGTAACCGTCATCTTGAACCATGATTCTTCTAAGGTTTGCTTAATCGTAGAAAATGACGGAAAAATTCTTCCTGAAAGTTTTGAGCTACAGGAAATTCGATCGATGGGGTTACGCTTAGTGAATGCTTTAGCGAATCAATTAAATGCTCAGATTACAGTTGAAAAAGCTCAAAAAACTCGGTTCAATGTCACATTCAATTGTGCTTAA
- a CDS encoding Orange carotenoid protein: MTYTTSGTANDLVEAFQQLDADTQLALFWFIYKEMGGAITPAAPGASTVSPAIAEGIFNQIKELPHEEQLNVQRDLICRRNTQLTREYGALGDTTKLLVWYLLAQGMENATIIPMPPGYQLAEEAQSLLDRVKQMEFEQQITFFRDYVAPMGVDPTVAEVDPETGL, encoded by the coding sequence ATGACCTATACAACTTCGGGAACCGCAAACGATTTAGTCGAAGCGTTTCAGCAATTAGATGCTGATACTCAGCTTGCGTTGTTCTGGTTTATTTACAAGGAAATGGGCGGTGCGATCACACCAGCCGCACCTGGTGCAAGCACCGTTTCGCCCGCGATCGCAGAAGGTATCTTCAACCAAATTAAAGAACTCCCCCACGAAGAACAATTAAACGTACAGCGCGATTTGATTTGCCGCCGCAACACCCAACTCACTCGCGAATATGGCGCACTGGGTGATACAACCAAGCTGCTCGTCTGGTACTTGTTGGCGCAGGGTATGGAAAATGCAACGATCATCCCCATGCCGCCAGGATATCAGCTTGCAGAAGAGGCACAGTCTTTGCTTGATCGCGTGAAGCAAATGGAGTTTGAACAACAAATCACCTTCTTCAGAGACTATGTTGCACCGATGGGCGTTGATCCAACTGTGGCTGAGGTTGATCCTGAAACCGGACTGTAA
- a CDS encoding NUDIX hydrolase, whose amino-acid sequence MSHSDQKEFPVIHQSGVIPYRIQSGNIEVLLVTTTKRSSAKNVDRWSIPKGWIEPFMSAADSAAKEAYEEAGVRGLVKTPAIGDYQRRKLGLPCRVEVFLMQVEVVLEDWAEAKVRKRRWFSVLQAIKKVQHPQLKRLLAQLPEMLSPNAEGVSKSRELE is encoded by the coding sequence CTGTCTCATTCTGATCAAAAAGAATTTCCAGTAATCCATCAGTCTGGCGTGATTCCGTACCGTATTCAATCGGGTAACATTGAGGTGCTCTTAGTTACTACAACTAAACGGAGTTCCGCCAAAAACGTCGATCGTTGGAGCATTCCCAAGGGCTGGATTGAACCGTTCATGTCCGCGGCGGACTCGGCAGCAAAAGAAGCTTACGAAGAAGCAGGAGTTCGCGGTTTAGTCAAAACTCCGGCGATCGGAGACTATCAGCGCCGAAAGCTAGGGCTGCCTTGTCGAGTCGAAGTCTTTCTCATGCAAGTTGAAGTCGTTCTCGAAGATTGGGCAGAAGCGAAAGTCAGAAAGCGGCGCTGGTTTAGCGTTTTACAAGCAATCAAAAAGGTGCAACATCCTCAACTCAAACGGCTGCTTGCCCAACTGCCGGAAATGCTCTCCCCTAATGCAGAAGGCGTGAGCAAGAGCAGAGAGCTAGAGTAG